CTCAAGGTCTTCGGGTTGGTAAAGAGCGCCGGCCAGGGGCGGGGCTCGGTGGTCAGCGGCGCCCTCGCCACCACCAGCGGCATTCTGGTCTCCTTCTGGGCTCTCGCCTTGGCGGCCGTCGCCGCTCGCTCCGCCGGCGCCGCCATCGGCTGGGGCGTACAGTTCCAGCAGCCAGTCTTCGTCACCTTCCTGGCGGTGGTGGTCCTGCTCTTCAGCCTCAACCTCTGGGGCCTCTTCGAGATCATGCTGCCGGGCCGCGCCATGGGTGCCCTCGGCGGCGGCCCCAAGGAAGGCTTCGCCGGCCACTTCGTTTCGGGGCTCTTCGCCACCTTGATGGCGACCCCCTGCTCGGCCCCCTTCCTGGGCACCGCCGTCGGCTTCGCCCTCGCCCAACCGGCGATCATCATCTTCGCCATCTTCACCGCCGTCGGCGTCGGCATGGCGCTGCCCTATCTGTTGCTCGCCGTGTTCCCGGGAGCGGCTCGTCTGCTGCCCAAGCCCGGACCGTGGATGGACACCCTGCGCAAGGTGATGGGCTTCTTGCTCGCCGCCGCCGCCATCTGGCTGCTCTACGTGCTCGCCGGCCAGGTGAGCGCCGAGCGCCTGGCCTTCATCGAGGTCGGCCTGCTGCTCATCGCCCTCTTCGTCTGGCTGCGCAGCCAGGGCCAGCGGGTGGGCAAGGCCCTGGCCGGTCTCGCCACCGTCGGCGCCATCGTCACCACCCTCGGCCTCGCCGCCTCCGCCAGCCCCACCGGCGGCAAGACCAGCAACGAGGTGGTCCACCTGATCCCGTGGCAGACCTTCGACCGCGGCCAGGCCGAATCCCTCGCCGCCGAAGGTCAGATGGTGTTCGTCGACGTCACCGCCGACTGGTGCTTCACCTGCAAGACCAACGAGCGGCTGGTGCTCGAGACGCCGGAGGTGGCCGACCTCTTCGAGCGCTACGACGTGGTGCCGATGAAAGCCGACTGGACCAACCGCGACGATGCCATCGCCGCTTTCCTGAGCGACTATGGCCGCTTCAGCATTCCGTTCTACATGCTCTATCGGCCGGGCCAGGAACCGCACCTTTTCGGCGAGCTCCTGACGCGCGCTCAGATCGCTTCGGCCCTCGAAGGCTCGGCAGCGCAGCAGCTCGCGGCAAGCCAGCACTGAGATCCAGCGCTGCGACGGCTCGGCCGGCGGGCGACGCCTGCCGACAGGAGATCTCCCAAAGCCTATTCTTCGGTCGACCGCCGGCGGGCACGCTGCCGCCGCTGGCGAAACTCCTCCAGCCGCTCCGCGAGACGCCCTTCGAAGCCTTCCCCACGCGGCTCGTAGAGGCGCAGGCCGCGCAGGTTCTCGGGCAGGCAATCGAGGCCTCCCACCCCCTCCTCGGCATCGTGGGCGTAGACGTAGCCCCGCCCGTAGCCGAGATCCTTCATGAGGTTCGTCGGCGCGTTGCGAATCGCCTTCGGAACCGGCTCGGCGGGATGCTCCTCGACCGCCCTCCGGGCCGCCTTGAAGGCGCGATAGACGGCATTACTCTTGGGCGCCAGGGCGAGGTAGACGCAGGCCTGGGCGAGAGCCAGATCCCCTTCCGGAGAACCCAACCGCTGATAGGACTCCCAGGCGGCCAGGGATTGTGACAAAGCCCGCGGGTCGGCCAGCCCGACATCCTCGCTGGCGAAGCGCACCATGCGGCGGGCGAGGTAGCGTGGGTCCTCACCGGCGGTGAGCATGCGGGTGAGCCAGTAGAGGGCGGCGTCGGGATCGCTTTCGCGCAGTGACTTGTGGAGCGCCGAGATGAGGTTGAAATGCTCTTCGCCGGACTTGTCGTAGAGCAGGACTCGACGCTGCACCACCCGCTCGACGATCGCCGTGTCGATGGTCTCACCGACGGCCTCGAGGGCGGCCAGCTCAATCAGGTTCAAGGCCGTCCGGGCATCGCCGGAGGCTTGCACCGCCAGGGCCTCAAGTGCCTCCGGCGAGGCCACGGCGCCGAGACCGCACTCGGGGTCCGACAGGGCCTGGGTCATCAAGGCGACGAGGTCGTCGGTCGACAGCGCTGCGAGCACCACCACGCGACAGCGCGACAGCAGGGCCCCGTTGACCTCGAAGGAAGGGTTCTCGGTGGTCGCCCCGACGAGCACGATGTCGCCGCGCTCGACGAAGGGCAGGAAAGCGTCCTGCTGGGCCTTGTTGAAGCGGTGGATCTCGTCGACGAAGACCAGGGTGCGCTGACCGCCGGCGCGGCGCAGCTTGGCGGCCCCGGCCATCACTTCCTTGACGTCCTTGATGCCGGAGGTGACGGCGCTGAAGGGCACGAAGCGAGCGCGCGTCTCGCGCGCAATGATCAGGGCGAGGGTGGTCTTTCCACAGCCCGGAGGTCCCCAGAAGATCAGTGAGGGAACGCGGTCCTCGGCGATGGCGCGACGCAGGAAACCGCCCTCGCCGAGGACATCCTGCTGGCCCACCATGTCGTCGAGACGACGGGGCCGCATGCGCTCCGCCAAAGGTGTTCCCACCGGCGGTTGGGCGTCGTCGCGGTCACCCCCGGGCGGCGCCGGGGGCAGCTGATCATCGAACAGGCCCATGGCTCAGGCTCCACCCGGAAAGGGCAGCACGACACCGGGAAGAGCTTCCCTGCGCCTCGCCACCTCCGGACGCAACACTCGGATCGGCGCCAACGGGCCGCAAAGGCGCCGCAGCTCTTCTCGGGACATCGGTCGAACGCGCGCCGGCGGCGCCGCGGGCCGCCGCGCTGGCGGACCGGCACCGCGCTCCAGAAAGGCCATCAGGAGCCAGCAGCGCAGGGTCCGCCGAGCCTCGTTCACTGGCGCCTCAGTCGCCCTCCTGGGCGACCGCCACCACCGCATCGGTGAATTCCGTGGTCGAAGCCGAGCCGCCGAGATCGCGGGTTCGGATGCGCTGGTTGACGATCACTTCGCGCAGCGCCGAGCGCAGACGAGCGATGATGTCGCCCTTGCCGAGATGATCGAGCATCAGAATCGCCGACCGCATGAGGGCGAGAGGATTGGCGATGTTCTGACCGGCGATGTCCGGCGCGCTGCCGTGGACCGCCTCGAACACCGCGACTTCGTGACCGATGTTGGCTCCCGGCACCAAGCCGAGCCCTCCCACCAGACCGGCACAGAGGTCCGACACGATGTCGCCGTAGAGATTCTCGAGGACCAGCACGTCGTAGGCCTCGGGCCGGATCACCAACTGCATGCAGAGGGCATCGATGATGCGGTCGTCGGCGGCGATGTCGGGATATTCCTCTGCCACTTCGCGGAAGCAGTCGAGGAACAGGCCGTCGGTCAACTTCATGATGTTGGCTTTGTGCACCGCCGTCACCCGCTTGCGACCGTGGGCGCGGGCGTACTCGAAGGCGAAGCGCGCGATCCGCCGCGAGCCGTCGGCGGTGATGATCTTGAGACTCTCCACCACTCCCGGAACGACGGTGTGCTCGATGCCGCGGTAGAGACCCTCGGTGTTCTCGCGCACCACCACCAGATCGACGTCTTCGAAGCGCGACGGTACCGTCGGCAATGTGCGCGTCGGCCGCAGATTGGCGTACAGATCGAGGGCCTGCCGGAGCTGCACATTGACCGACTTGAAGCCCCGCCCGATGGGCGTCGTCACCGGCCCCTTGAGGGCGACCTTGTTGCGCCGGATCGACTCGAGCACGCGCTCCGGCAAGGCCTCCTCGCCAGCCTCGATGGCCTCCATTCCGGCGCTGTGGCGCTCCCATTCGATCTCGGCTCCCACCGCCGCGAGCACCCGCACCGTCGCTTCCGTCACCTCCGGCCCGATGCCGTCTCCGGGGAGCAGAGTTACCGTCGTCGTCATGATCTACCTCACCTTGAAATCGAAGTCTTTGGGCCCACGCCGCGAGGGTTGAGCGCCCTGAAAGGCGAACGTATCACGGGCTTGGAGAACACTGCAGCAGCGCCCTGCAGGGGCCTCCCGGGGCGCACGACGACGGCGACCTTCAGCTCGCGGGATCGAGCCTCAGGGAAGCCCATTCGACATCGCCACCGAGCTCCGCGAAGACGTCGCCGAGGTTGCGCACGGAGGCTCCCTGGGCATAGTCGAAGCAGAGGTCGGAGCGGTCGAGCTGCCCCACCGTTCCCTCGTCCTCATAGAGCACGACGAAGCGGTCTCCGACTCGCAACAAGTCACCGGGAGCCACCCCGGCCGGGCCCCAGGGAGGTCCACTGGCGAGATCGACCCGCTGCCAATCGAGCTCCTCGGCAGCGCGACCGACCTGGCGCAAGATCTCCGCCAGCAGGTGGACGCGGGTAAACAGCAGGCCGGCTCCCGCCCGCCCGGCGAGCTCCGACCGCACCGCCTCCGGAACCCCCGGCTCGGACTCGATCTGTGTCAACCCGAAAACCCGCGAGGCCGCTGCCGCGGGCCCGGACAGCCCGACGACGGCACTCGGAAAGGCATCGCCCTGGGGCATCACGTCTTCGGCCCCCCAGGAGACCAGGCGCTGCGTCGGGACTTCGTCGTCGGGCAGCTCCCGGAGCTCGATGTGAACTTGGTAGCGCTGGGTACCGAAAGGGCGCCTCAAGCGGCGATCGTCGCGCGCCAGACGGGCGTCGTGGGCCGGGGTGAGGCGTCCCGGCTGGGACCAGGCGAAGCCCCAGTCGGGGCGAAAGAAGGAGGCGAAGCGGAAGCGGTCCAAGGATTGATCCGGCTGCAGCCGCAGAAAGGGCACGACCCCTTCGACCGTAAACCACAGCACTCGCACGTGGGGAGCGCGATCCCACCGCCGCATCGCCTCCGCCGGCACCACCTCGCCGTCGATGGTGAGGGCCGGCGCGGTGGTGTAGAAAAGCCGCTCGCCACCGCGGCGACGAGCCTCGAGAACGGCGTGGAGACGAAAGCTCTCGCCGGCCGGAAACTCGGTCCGCCCGACCGTCGCCATCGCCGTCCCCGGCGGTTCCACCGCCACCCAGGCGGCCACCAGCTCGGGCGCCAGGCTCTCCTTCACGCGGGGACCAAAGAGCAGAATCCCGACCCCCAGCGTGACCACGGCCACGACGATCCAGAAGATGCGTCGTTCGAGTTTCATCGTGGATACCTCAGGGATCTGATCGCCGGCGGTGCGACGACGTCGGCCGACTGCCCCGCCCTACTCACTGCGCGCCGCGATCTCCTCGAGCTTGGCGACGACATCGCGATAGTTCGAGTTGGTGCCGTAGATCTCGACGTAGGTCTGGTGGGCGGAGGCCAGGTCACCGGTCGACAGATAGACGTTGCCGAGATCGTAGAGCAGGCCGTGGGAGTCTTCCTCGGTGAGGTCGGGAGCCTCGAGCCCGCGCCGATACCACTTGACGGCCAGCTCCGGGAGTCCCTTCTCGAGAAAGCTCAACCCGAGCATCGAGCAGCACTCGACCAGGTGCCCGGGATCCTTCGAGGCGAGCTGAAACTCGCCGATGGCCTCGTCGAGAAGTCCCATCTCACGATAGGCGATGCCGAGGTTGAAGTGAGTGTCGTAATCCTCCGCCGAGAGGTTCTCGGCCACCCCCTGCTTGAAGCCCTCGACGATCTCCTCGAGGGAAGGCTCGCTGGGCTGCTCGAGGGCATCGAGGCGCGCCTCCTCTTCATCGAGCTCTTGCTCGAGCTCGGCGGCAAGATCGAAGAAGTCGTCTTCGTCGTCGAAGACATCGTCGATCACCTTTTGCGACGGCGGCGACTCGGGCACCTCGTCGAGCCAACGAACCCCGCTGT
This genomic interval from Acidobacteriota bacterium contains the following:
- a CDS encoding isocitrate dehydrogenase (NAD(+)) translates to MTTTVTLLPGDGIGPEVTEATVRVLAAVGAEIEWERHSAGMEAIEAGEEALPERVLESIRRNKVALKGPVTTPIGRGFKSVNVQLRQALDLYANLRPTRTLPTVPSRFEDVDLVVVRENTEGLYRGIEHTVVPGVVESLKIITADGSRRIARFAFEYARAHGRKRVTAVHKANIMKLTDGLFLDCFREVAEEYPDIAADDRIIDALCMQLVIRPEAYDVLVLENLYGDIVSDLCAGLVGGLGLVPGANIGHEVAVFEAVHGSAPDIAGQNIANPLALMRSAILMLDHLGKGDIIARLRSALREVIVNQRIRTRDLGGSASTTEFTDAVVAVAQEGD
- a CDS encoding replication-associated recombination protein A; translated protein: MRPRRLDDMVGQQDVLGEGGFLRRAIAEDRVPSLIFWGPPGCGKTTLALIIARETRARFVPFSAVTSGIKDVKEVMAGAAKLRRAGGQRTLVFVDEIHRFNKAQQDAFLPFVERGDIVLVGATTENPSFEVNGALLSRCRVVVLAALSTDDLVALMTQALSDPECGLGAVASPEALEALAVQASGDARTALNLIELAALEAVGETIDTAIVERVVQRRVLLYDKSGEEHFNLISALHKSLRESDPDAALYWLTRMLTAGEDPRYLARRMVRFASEDVGLADPRALSQSLAAWESYQRLGSPEGDLALAQACVYLALAPKSNAVYRAFKAARRAVEEHPAEPVPKAIRNAPTNLMKDLGYGRGYVYAHDAEEGVGGLDCLPENLRGLRLYEPRGEGFEGRLAERLEEFRQRRQRARRRSTEE
- a CDS encoding thioredoxin family protein; this encodes MRSILTLLLVALTLPATAQQEEKASVRLLADHTAYAAGSSARLAAVVAIDEGWHVNSNTPTFDWLIPTEISLEGPAGWSEPQLLYPAGVDRTFAFADQALSVYEGEVKILAAVPIPAGTGDGEHRLSGELLFQACDHNSCLPPVRTPIELAVTVGAGGQPANAAVFGNLSGDPAATATATTGLPWMLLLAVIGGLILNAMPCVLPVLSLKVFGLVKSAGQGRGSVVSGALATTSGILVSFWALALAAVAARSAGAAIGWGVQFQQPVFVTFLAVVVLLFSLNLWGLFEIMLPGRAMGALGGGPKEGFAGHFVSGLFATLMATPCSAPFLGTAVGFALAQPAIIIFAIFTAVGVGMALPYLLLAVFPGAARLLPKPGPWMDTLRKVMGFLLAAAAIWLLYVLAGQVSAERLAFIEVGLLLIALFVWLRSQGQRVGKALAGLATVGAIVTTLGLAASASPTGGKTSNEVVHLIPWQTFDRGQAESLAAEGQMVFVDVTADWCFTCKTNERLVLETPEVADLFERYDVVPMKADWTNRDDAIAAFLSDYGRFSIPFYMLYRPGQEPHLFGELLTRAQIASALEGSAAQQLAASQH